The stretch of DNA GGTGGAAAACTTACTTTTTATATGAGCAATAAAGCAAAAAGATAATTCGCCTAATTACAAGTTTTAAACGCAATCATCTGCCAAATCTGCATGATCTGCATGATCTGCGAGAGAAAGCTATAACTCAAGATATAATAGGTTTTGGCTAAAGCCAATGAGTATTCAAAATCAAAAAGAGGCTGTCTCAAAAGGACAGTCTCTTTTTAGTATTTCATTGAAAAAAGATTTCGATATTTTGAATAAAAAAAATATCTTGGAAAAAAGAAGATATAAGTCAAAAAAGCAGTCTGTTTTAGGCTGCTTTTGACATTTTCTTTAGATTGTGGGCAATTGCGAGTATGCCGATTTCTACCTCGACTTTATTTTTTCCCCGAAGCATGAATCGTTTAAAATTTTTGTTGTGTTTGAGCTCTGCAAAAACAGGTTCAACATCATGGCATCTTTGTTTTCTGAGTTTGATGCCCTTGCTGGTATTAAGAAGTTTGAAAACCTTTTCTCTGATTTTTGCCAATTTAGGATTGTTTTGTGAAGTGGTTATTTGTCCCGATTTCTGATCTTTTCTGAAGTAATTATATTTAACATAAGCTTTTATTTTCTTAGATTTTAACAAGTTGTAATTTTCTTCTGAGCCATAACCAGCATCAGCAACAAGCTCTTTGGGAGCTTTATGATAGCTTTCTTCAAAACCCAGTAAATGAGTCGCTAATGTTTTGGTGTCTGTTGGGTTGGGATGAATTGAATAATGTAAAATGAATTGTCTATGGGTAGAAATTTGTAGATTGTAAGCGGGTTTTAGTTGTCCGTTTCGCATATGATCCTCCTTCATTCGCATAAAAGTAGCGTCTGTATCGGTTTTGGAATAGGAATTTCTATCTTCTAATAATTCTTGCTGTTTTTTATATTTCTCTAAATTATCTGCCCAGTTTTTCTTAGCATAATTCAGTTTCTGACGAACTTTTGAAGCTACTTTTTTATCTTTCAAAACTTCATTGATCTTTTCGATGGTTTGAGTTACTTTTTCAGAATCTACTTCTTTAAAATCAATACTTTCTGTATTTTCAAGCTCGTCTTTGGCAACTGTTTCTGCATAGTTCCAAAGCTCTTCTAATTGCTCTGCAATCCTTTCTTTGTGTTTTTTGACAGCTCTTCCCCAAACAAAAGTATAGCGATTGGCATTGGCTTCTATCTTGGTGCCATCTACAAAAGTGGTTTTCAGACTTACCAAACCTTCCTTTTCCAAAAGAAGAACAATTTGTGTGAAAATAGCTTTAATCTCACCTTTCAATCGTTCACTACGGAACCTGTTTAAGGTGTTATGATCGGGACGGCTCATTGCAGAGAGCCACATAAAATGGATGTTTTCTTTCAAGGCCTGCTCCATTTTGCGGCTTGAATAGATATTGCTTAAATAGCCATAAATCAAAACTTTCAAAAGCATTTTCGGGTGGTAGCAAGATGTTCCGCCAGGTTTGTAGGTTTTAATTAAGCTTTTGATATCCAAGCCATCAATAATGTTTGAAACAATTTTCACAGGATGTCGCTCATCAATCAACTCCGATAAATTGGGAGGAAAAAGCAGATTTTCTTTGGGGGTGTAATCTTTAAAGACTACTTTTGACGTACTTAACACAATGCAAATTAATCAATTTGCAACTATTAGGAAAGCGAAAGCTTTCCTTTTTGCATAAAAAAGGCTATCTCTTTTGAGACAGCCTCTTCTATTGAGTTACAATTATTGGTCTATGTATGATCTTGTTCTTGCGATTTCACAATTCTAACTTTTTCAGCTAATTACTCCTGAACTTCAAAAAGCAATCGCTCTCCAAATTTTTGTTCCGTAATTTTCCCGTTATCATAAACCAGATTACCATTAACAAATGTATGGGTCACTTTAGACTGGAAATTTGTTCCTTCTAAAGGACTCCATCCACATTTATATAAAATATTTTCTTTATCAACGGTCCAGCTGTCATTTAAATCAACCAGTACTAAATCCGCTTTATATCCTTCTCTTACAAAACCTCTTTTTTCTACCCTGAAAAGAATAGCCGGATTGTGACACATTTTTTCAACAATTTTCTCTAAAGAGATTTTCCCGTTTTTATAGTTTTCAAGCATTACCGTTAGTGAATGCTGTGCCAAAGGCGCACCAGACGGACACTTGGTATATACATTTTGTTTTTCTTCCCACGTATGAGGAGCATGATCTGTGGCAATTACATCAATTCTATCATCTAATAGCGCTTCCCAAAGTCCATCCTTATCTTTTTGCGTTTTCACAGCAGGGTTCCATTTGATCAAACCGCCTTTAGTTTCATAATCTTCATTAGTGAAAGTTAAGTGATGTACACAAACTTCTGCTGTTATCTTTTTATCCTTTAAAGGAATATCATTTCTGAACAATGCTGTTTCCTTTGCTGTTGAAAGGTGAAAGACATGAAGTCTTGCCCCTGTTTTCTCCGCAAGCTCGATCGCTTTGGAAGAGGACTTATAACAAGCTTCCTCACTTCTGATCAGATGATGAAACTTCATAGGAATATCCTCACCATACTCATCAAGATACTTCTGAGTATTGGCTCTGATCGTTGCTTCGTCTTCACAATGAACGGCGATAAGCATTTTGGTGTTACTAAAAATATTTTCTAAAGTTTCAGGATTATCCACCAACATATTTCCTGTAGAGGAGCCCAAAAATAATTTAATTCCAGGCACATTTCTCGGATTGGTTTTTAAAACTTCTTCAAGGTTATCGTTTGTCCCTCCCATCATAAAACCATAATTGGCATAAGCTTTTTGA from Chryseobacterium piperi encodes:
- a CDS encoding IS1182 family transposase — encoded protein: MLSTSKVVFKDYTPKENLLFPPNLSELIDERHPVKIVSNIIDGLDIKSLIKTYKPGGTSCYHPKMLLKVLIYGYLSNIYSSRKMEQALKENIHFMWLSAMSRPDHNTLNRFRSERLKGEIKAIFTQIVLLLEKEGLVSLKTTFVDGTKIEANANRYTFVWGRAVKKHKERIAEQLEELWNYAETVAKDELENTESIDFKEVDSEKVTQTIEKINEVLKDKKVASKVRQKLNYAKKNWADNLEKYKKQQELLEDRNSYSKTDTDATFMRMKEDHMRNGQLKPAYNLQISTHRQFILHYSIHPNPTDTKTLATHLLGFEESYHKAPKELVADAGYGSEENYNLLKSKKIKAYVKYNYFRKDQKSGQITTSQNNPKLAKIREKVFKLLNTSKGIKLRKQRCHDVEPVFAELKHNKNFKRFMLRGKNKVEVEIGILAIAHNLKKMSKAA
- a CDS encoding dihydroorotase, coding for MRTLIKNVTIVNEGKTFESDILIENDIISKIQSGISEDADQIIDAAGKFLLPGVIDDQVHFREPGLTHKGDIETESKSAIAGGITSFIDQPNTVPNAVTQELLADKYQIASQKAYANYGFMMGGTNDNLEEVLKTNPRNVPGIKLFLGSSTGNMLVDNPETLENIFSNTKMLIAVHCEDEATIRANTQKYLDEYGEDIPMKFHHLIRSEEACYKSSSKAIELAEKTGARLHVFHLSTAKETALFRNDIPLKDKKITAEVCVHHLTFTNEDYETKGGLIKWNPAVKTQKDKDGLWEALLDDRIDVIATDHAPHTWEEKQNVYTKCPSGAPLAQHSLTVMLENYKNGKISLEKIVEKMCHNPAILFRVEKRGFVREGYKADLVLVDLNDSWTVDKENILYKCGWSPLEGTNFQSKVTHTFVNGNLVYDNGKITEQKFGERLLFEVQE